In Turicibacter sanguinis, a genomic segment contains:
- a CDS encoding DJ-1/PfpI family protein: MGKILIFMFEGMADYEVTFISHLLHADAGKEIMTIAYTDDAVEGQSGLHYQPQYTIKEVLKEDVEGLILCGGWNNDIRLELVELIQRIHKERKLLAGICSAGTVMLAKAGVLDYMTYTTPISKWSAEEALFYNMDDPFPRENYVSKRLVRDRHVITAQGIAFVDFALEICAWFKLFQSQQEKHEFSKLVKGH; this comes from the coding sequence ATGGGGAAGATTTTAATATTCATGTTTGAAGGAATGGCAGATTATGAAGTAACCTTTATCAGTCATCTTCTGCACGCTGATGCAGGAAAAGAAATCATGACAATTGCGTATACCGACGATGCAGTTGAGGGACAATCAGGCCTTCATTATCAGCCACAATATACAATCAAAGAAGTTTTAAAAGAAGACGTCGAAGGATTAATTTTATGTGGGGGATGGAATAACGATATTCGCTTAGAATTAGTCGAACTGATTCAACGTATTCATAAAGAACGGAAGCTATTAGCTGGAATTTGTAGCGCTGGAACGGTTATGCTTGCAAAAGCAGGGGTTTTAGATTACATGACTTATACCACGCCAATCAGTAAATGGAGTGCAGAAGAAGCCCTTTTTTATAATATGGACGATCCTTTTCCGCGTGAAAACTATGTTTCAAAACGCTTAGTACGTGATCGTCATGTCATTACAGCCCAAGGAATTGCATTTGTGGACTTTGCATTAGAAATATGCGCTTGGTTTAAATTGTTTCAGTCACAGCAAGAAAAGCATGAATTTTCAAAACTTGTCAAAGGTCATTAG
- a CDS encoding beta/alpha barrel domain-containing protein — protein sequence MIEYNKRSNLMEAIEFNYVLNDIKDANLYRDIYPYSEIPKVTFNHTRVPIHMPDEIFITDTSFRDGQQSRAPYTVDQITTLYQMLHRLGGPQGKVRQSEFFLYSKKDREAVYRCLELDYEFPEVTSWIRANKDDFKLVREIGLKETGILLSCSDYHIFKKLNMTRKQAFDHYLGIVKQALDVGIIPRCHFEDITRADFYGFVVPLAMALRQLSEESQTPIKIRACDTMGYGVTYPGAALPRSVQGIIFGLNHHAHFPSEWIEWHGHNDFYKAVNNSSNAWLYGASGVNCTMLGIGERTGNTPLEAMVFEYASLRGTLDGMDPTVISEIASYYEHEIGLKISPSTPFVGKNFNVTRAGIHADGLLKDEEIYNIFDTNKFLNRPPLVAISAHSGLAGIAHWINTYYQLTKEQQVNKSSKIVTQLKEYVDHEFEQGRIGIISDQELDDYIHFLKNEVGEYLWD from the coding sequence TTGATTGAATATAATAAGCGTTCAAATTTAATGGAGGCCATTGAGTTTAATTATGTCTTAAACGATATAAAAGATGCCAATTTGTATCGAGATATTTATCCTTATTCAGAAATCCCTAAAGTGACGTTTAATCATACCCGCGTACCAATCCATATGCCAGATGAAATCTTTATAACGGATACATCATTTCGAGACGGACAGCAATCAAGAGCACCGTATACCGTTGATCAAATTACAACGTTATATCAAATGCTTCATCGACTAGGTGGGCCACAGGGAAAAGTACGTCAAAGCGAATTCTTTTTATATTCTAAAAAGGATCGTGAAGCCGTTTATCGTTGTTTAGAGCTCGATTATGAATTTCCAGAAGTCACGTCTTGGATTCGAGCGAATAAAGACGACTTTAAGCTCGTTAGAGAAATAGGACTAAAAGAAACTGGAATATTACTCTCTTGTTCTGATTATCATATTTTTAAAAAATTAAACATGACACGAAAGCAGGCCTTTGATCACTACTTAGGAATTGTTAAACAAGCTTTAGACGTAGGAATTATACCTCGTTGTCATTTCGAAGATATTACACGAGCTGATTTTTATGGTTTTGTTGTTCCTTTAGCAATGGCTTTAAGACAATTAAGTGAAGAAAGTCAAACACCGATCAAAATAAGAGCTTGTGACACCATGGGGTATGGTGTGACCTATCCAGGAGCAGCACTTCCACGTTCTGTTCAAGGAATTATCTTTGGATTAAACCACCATGCACATTTTCCAAGCGAATGGATTGAGTGGCATGGACATAATGATTTTTACAAAGCGGTGAATAATTCATCAAATGCCTGGCTGTACGGTGCATCAGGAGTTAACTGTACAATGCTTGGAATTGGAGAACGAACGGGTAACACGCCACTTGAAGCAATGGTTTTTGAATATGCTTCCTTACGTGGCACACTAGATGGGATGGATCCGACCGTCATCAGTGAGATTGCCTCTTATTACGAACATGAAATTGGACTGAAGATTAGTCCAAGCACCCCTTTTGTCGGAAAAAATTTCAATGTAACACGAGCAGGTATTCATGCAGATGGTTTACTAAAAGATGAAGAGATTTATAACATTTTTGACACCAACAAGTTTTTAAATCGACCACCACTCGTTGCCATTTCTGCTCATTCTGGATTAGCAGGCATTGCTCATTGGATTAACACTTATTATCAATTAACGAAAGAACAGCAAGTTAATAAAAGTTCAAAAATCGTAACGCAATTAAAAGAATATGTGGATCATGAGTTTGAACAGGGGCGAATCGGAATCATATCTGATCAAGAACTCGATGATTACATCCATTTTTTAAAAAATGAAGTGGGGGAATATTTATGGGATTAA
- a CDS encoding aconitate hydratase, whose protein sequence is MGLTMSQKIIHNHLVSGKLKKEEEIGIQIDQTLTQDSTGTMTYLQLEAMNIDEVKTKRSVAYVDHNLLQVGFENADDHKYLQTVTNRYGIYFSKPGNGICHQVHLERFSVPGQTLIGSDSHTPTCGAVGMLAIGAGGLDVAKAMAGVPYYFKMPKMVNIKLSGTLQPGCSAKDIILEVLRRLTVKGGVGKILEYTGSGVCNLSIPERGTITNMGAELGATTSIFPSDATTKEFLKAQNRLEDYHELSPDEDAHYDEVYEINLDELKPLIACPHSPDAVRTVEEVGTIKVDQVAIGSCTNGSYQDLMKVATILKGKTVHPDVSLVISPGSKQVLTMLAKNGALADILASGARLLESGCGPCIGMGQSPATNAISLRTFNRNFYGRCGTLSANVYLCSPETAAYSALAGVLINPMNEKLGISQPDSFEINDLSIISPNKQGDIKRGPNIKPFPLNEPLSAYLTKKALIKVGDHITTDHIMPSNAKLLPYRSNIPYLSQYCFQTVDETFATRAMSEKGGFIIAGLNYGQGSSREHAALVPLYLGIKGVIAKSFARIHRSNLINSGILPLEFVEDKDYDQMNQNDVLELKDLTHLVTQAQPLVMVYNVTQNRYIKTRLLLSKRERKMILAGGAINLIKQERGE, encoded by the coding sequence ATGGGATTAACCATGAGCCAAAAAATCATTCATAACCATTTAGTATCAGGTAAATTGAAAAAAGAAGAAGAAATCGGCATTCAGATTGATCAAACGTTAACACAAGACTCAACTGGAACCATGACTTATTTACAATTAGAAGCCATGAACATCGATGAAGTCAAAACAAAGCGTTCAGTCGCTTATGTCGATCATAATTTATTACAAGTTGGATTTGAAAATGCAGACGATCACAAATATTTGCAAACCGTAACAAATCGATATGGCATTTACTTTTCAAAACCCGGAAATGGAATTTGTCATCAAGTACATCTTGAACGATTTTCAGTTCCAGGTCAAACTTTAATTGGAAGTGATTCTCATACACCAACATGTGGAGCCGTTGGGATGTTAGCCATTGGAGCGGGAGGATTAGATGTTGCAAAAGCAATGGCAGGTGTTCCTTATTATTTTAAAATGCCAAAGATGGTTAATATTAAGTTAAGTGGAACCTTACAGCCAGGATGCAGTGCTAAGGATATCATACTAGAAGTTTTACGTCGACTGACAGTTAAAGGTGGCGTTGGAAAAATCCTTGAATACACGGGAAGTGGCGTTTGTAACTTAAGTATTCCCGAGCGTGGAACCATTACCAATATGGGAGCAGAACTTGGAGCTACAACCTCAATTTTTCCAAGTGATGCAACAACGAAAGAATTTTTAAAAGCGCAAAATCGCCTTGAAGATTATCATGAATTATCACCAGACGAGGATGCTCATTATGATGAAGTGTATGAGATTAACTTAGATGAACTCAAACCGCTTATTGCCTGTCCTCATTCTCCAGATGCTGTTCGCACGGTTGAAGAAGTGGGGACTATCAAAGTAGATCAAGTAGCAATTGGAAGTTGTACAAATGGTTCCTATCAAGATCTCATGAAAGTCGCGACCATCTTAAAAGGAAAGACGGTTCATCCTGATGTCAGTTTAGTCATTTCACCAGGGTCAAAACAAGTATTGACGATGCTTGCTAAAAATGGAGCACTAGCTGATATCCTTGCAAGTGGGGCTAGATTATTAGAGTCTGGATGTGGACCGTGTATTGGAATGGGACAATCACCGGCAACAAATGCAATCAGTTTAAGAACGTTTAACCGTAATTTTTATGGACGTTGTGGCACCTTATCTGCTAATGTCTACCTTTGTTCACCTGAAACAGCTGCCTATTCTGCTCTTGCCGGAGTCCTAATCAATCCAATGAACGAAAAACTAGGTATTTCACAGCCTGATTCTTTTGAAATCAATGATTTATCTATTATTTCACCTAACAAACAAGGAGACATCAAAAGAGGACCGAATATTAAACCATTTCCTTTGAATGAACCTTTATCTGCTTATCTAACTAAAAAAGCTTTGATTAAAGTAGGGGATCATATCACAACCGATCATATTATGCCCTCAAATGCTAAACTGTTACCGTATCGGTCAAACATTCCCTATTTAAGTCAGTACTGCTTTCAAACCGTTGATGAAACCTTTGCAACCCGAGCAATGAGTGAAAAAGGTGGATTTATTATCGCGGGGCTTAATTATGGACAAGGCTCATCAAGAGAGCATGCTGCGCTCGTTCCCTTGTATTTAGGCATCAAAGGGGTTATTGCGAAATCATTTGCCCGAATTCATCGATCAAATCTTATTAATTCGGGAATTTTGCCCCTTGAGTTTGTTGAAGATAAAGATTATGATCAGATGAATCAAAATGACGTTTTAGAATTAAAAGATTTAACTCATCTGGTGACACAGGCACAACCATTGGTGATGGTTTATAATGTCACGCAAAACCGCTATATTAAAACAAGACTCTTATTATCAAAGAGAGAACGTAAAATGATTCTTGCGGGTGGAGCCATTAATTTGATTAAGCAAGAAAGGGGAGAGTAA
- a CDS encoding isocitrate dehydrogenase (NAD(+)), with protein MRVVTLIPGDGIGPEISEAVVKIFEAAKVPIEWEIVQAGAHVMEVEKTPLPRAVIDSIEKNKVALKGPITTPIGFGFRSVNVTLRQTFNLYANIRPIKSIKGITSRYENIDLVVVRENTEDLYAGIEHQIGDVAAESIKIVTKKASERIAKVAFDLAIKQHRKLVTAVHKANIMKLSDGLFLDCVRKIKADYPSIDYHEQIVDAMCMNLVMNPQKSDVLVMGNLYGDILSDLCAGLVGGLGLVPGANLGDEVAIFEAVHGSAPDIAGQNIANPTALLQSSILMLRHLNLSSYANQIEKAMMAVYEDGLYLTKDVGGEATLSSFTEQIIEKIIK; from the coding sequence ATGAGAGTCGTCACGTTAATTCCTGGTGATGGAATTGGACCTGAAATTAGTGAGGCAGTTGTTAAAATTTTTGAAGCTGCTAAAGTGCCAATTGAATGGGAGATTGTTCAAGCTGGAGCTCATGTGATGGAAGTTGAAAAAACACCATTACCACGTGCTGTCATTGATTCCATTGAAAAAAATAAGGTGGCGTTAAAAGGTCCGATTACAACTCCAATTGGATTTGGATTTCGCAGTGTCAATGTTACACTTCGGCAAACGTTCAATTTATATGCTAACATTCGTCCAATTAAATCCATCAAGGGCATTACTTCACGGTATGAAAATATTGATTTAGTAGTTGTGCGAGAAAACACCGAAGATTTATATGCTGGCATTGAACATCAAATCGGCGATGTGGCAGCTGAAAGCATTAAGATTGTCACGAAAAAGGCTAGTGAACGAATTGCAAAAGTAGCCTTTGATTTAGCGATTAAACAACATCGCAAGCTGGTGACAGCTGTTCATAAAGCAAACATTATGAAATTAAGTGATGGATTATTTTTAGACTGTGTTCGAAAGATTAAAGCGGACTATCCATCAATTGATTATCATGAACAAATTGTGGATGCAATGTGTATGAACTTAGTGATGAATCCTCAAAAATCGGATGTCTTAGTAATGGGAAATTTATATGGCGATATTTTATCAGATTTATGTGCCGGCTTGGTTGGCGGACTTGGATTAGTACCGGGAGCTAATTTAGGAGATGAAGTAGCCATTTTTGAAGCTGTTCATGGAAGTGCACCAGATATTGCAGGACAAAATATAGCAAACCCAACGGCTCTTTTACAATCTAGTATTTTGATGTTACGCCATTTGAATTTAAGTTCTTATGCCAATCAGATTGAAAAAGCAATGATGGCAGTTTATGAGGACGGTCTATATTTAACAAAAGACGTAGGTGGAGAAGCAACACTTTCTTCCTTTACTGAACAGATTATTGAAAAAATAATCAAATAA
- a CDS encoding class I SAM-dependent methyltransferase, whose product MKQEDQIKEVKWENDETLIWKNPAEETYYLRKRWELRKLDRFLDLGCATGRHALFFAEDGYTVTAYQSKNDSLSELLEKVNELGLEMKYVHGPLTSLSLSDESFDCVLAYDCLHELNQDEMIQVFKEVYRILKVGGECYMTLPNTFLSKKLIQNFSVISYKKVTTFTQNNGSECYHLLLKK is encoded by the coding sequence ATGAAACAAGAGGATCAAATAAAGGAAGTCAAATGGGAGAATGATGAAACTTTAATTTGGAAAAATCCAGCAGAAGAAACGTATTATCTACGTAAACGTTGGGAACTTCGTAAGTTAGACCGTTTTTTAGATTTAGGATGTGCAACGGGGCGTCACGCCTTATTCTTTGCAGAAGATGGCTACACAGTGACGGCATATCAATCTAAAAATGATAGTTTGAGTGAATTATTAGAAAAAGTAAATGAGTTAGGTTTAGAAATGAAGTACGTTCATGGTCCATTAACGTCTCTTTCTTTATCAGATGAAAGTTTTGATTGTGTTTTAGCATACGATTGCTTACATGAATTAAATCAGGATGAAATGATTCAAGTCTTTAAGGAAGTATATCGTATTTTGAAAGTAGGAGGCGAATGTTACATGACATTGCCAAATACCTTCCTTTCAAAAAAGCTGATTCAAAATTTTAGTGTGATCTCGTATAAGAAGGTGACAACTTTCACGCAAAATAACGGATCTGAATGTTACCATTTACTCTTAAAAAAATAA
- a CDS encoding GNAT family N-acetyltransferase — protein sequence MNWPIAVFFSKEIKTVHGIRFTDSELLDMYDHNYMYLPKISTNIITQEVLDCFKTQDFCKLVSYEPPIDSIPNGEISLMGVYQFDWTEVLNLKDRDDLVIEVLKQIDTVADLIACDLAHDEQTLGYDFCVRRATRRKNVYLSNDGVDCYIAYYKGHPIGKCDLFIHDEIAKIEDFGVNPCYQHQGFGTAILKSMIETAIQQNCQLIYLVTDEEDTAKDMYQKLGFHKIAQRTDYFFKRP from the coding sequence GTGAATTGGCCTATAGCCGTTTTTTTTTCAAAAGAAATCAAAACTGTTCATGGAATTCGATTTACTGATTCCGAACTACTCGATATGTATGATCATAATTATATGTATCTTCCAAAAATTTCAACAAATATCATAACTCAAGAAGTCTTAGATTGTTTTAAGACACAAGATTTTTGTAAACTCGTTTCATATGAACCTCCCATCGATTCTATCCCAAATGGTGAGATTAGCTTAATGGGGGTTTATCAATTCGATTGGACAGAAGTTTTAAATCTAAAAGACCGAGATGATTTGGTGATTGAGGTACTAAAACAGATCGATACTGTGGCAGATTTAATCGCATGTGATTTAGCTCATGATGAACAAACCTTAGGTTATGATTTTTGTGTCCGTCGTGCGACTCGACGCAAAAATGTATACTTATCAAACGACGGTGTGGATTGCTATATCGCTTATTATAAAGGTCATCCCATTGGAAAGTGTGACTTATTTATTCATGATGAAATAGCTAAAATCGAAGATTTTGGTGTAAATCCATGCTATCAACATCAAGGATTTGGAACGGCTATTTTAAAATCTATGATTGAAACAGCTATTCAACAAAATTGTCAGCTCATCTATTTAGTCACAGATGAAGAGGATACAGCAAAAGACATGTATCAAAAACTGGGCTTTCATAAAATTGCACAGCGAACAGACTATTTCTTTAAACGTCCATAA
- a CDS encoding DUF4352 domain-containing protein — MPNITSMFLLLAFICLMTGIFSPDIVIKWGIPHLKNRKNILITFSGVIIGCSFLYALNENPMISVTEAASSTRSQSSKPLEKVIYQIGEVGTLHETTLELNSVNQTEEILSINIVLQNHSDEVLAYNPYQFILKTNTGGSLVPNVDDETTLKAGELAPGDEVSGTLIYTYPLDEGYSFEYRPVATNALASITFDLEIEALQVVSQPKVMGIGDMVTNESIDLQVTKVERLNKTELSTPKKGYEYVKVDLMLKNKTDDTLIFFPYHFELSDQYNQKLKPMTSLIETENLLKMTEIVSGGVIEGSLMFEIPKNATNLMLYYTLPTLFSKETLSVNLELEHEVKNTLTPSLSFNENWLFGERLVPIELENMILTVFSYDKVNETTYSKAKDGKSFIIIDVQLENRSETDKNYSAYDFKLLTDKGELILPSLTLIDNDHEFKSGSLAMESSIEGLLIFEIDDFDTQLSLIYSPSQWEHSQKLVIPLS, encoded by the coding sequence ATGCCAAATATCACCTCAATGTTTTTATTATTAGCTTTTATCTGTTTAATGACGGGAATCTTCAGTCCAGATATTGTAATTAAGTGGGGAATTCCACACCTGAAAAATCGTAAAAATATTCTTATTACCTTCAGTGGGGTAATCATAGGATGTTCTTTTTTATACGCATTAAATGAAAATCCAATGATTAGCGTCACTGAAGCAGCTAGCAGTACTCGCTCACAAAGCTCGAAGCCATTAGAAAAAGTGATTTATCAAATAGGTGAAGTGGGAACGTTGCATGAGACGACGCTTGAACTGAATAGTGTCAATCAAACAGAAGAAATTTTATCAATTAACATCGTTCTTCAAAACCATTCTGATGAGGTGTTAGCATATAATCCTTATCAATTTATTCTAAAAACAAATACAGGGGGAAGTTTGGTTCCAAACGTCGATGATGAGACCACCTTAAAGGCCGGGGAATTAGCACCGGGCGATGAAGTGAGTGGAACGTTGATTTATACCTATCCGCTAGATGAGGGATATTCATTCGAGTACCGACCAGTAGCAACCAATGCGTTAGCATCCATTACCTTTGATTTAGAAATTGAGGCATTACAGGTCGTCAGTCAGCCGAAAGTCATGGGAATTGGAGATATGGTCACAAATGAATCGATTGACTTACAGGTCACAAAGGTAGAACGCCTAAATAAAACAGAGTTGAGTACGCCAAAAAAAGGATACGAGTATGTAAAAGTAGACTTAATGTTAAAAAATAAGACTGACGATACGCTTATTTTTTTCCCGTATCATTTTGAACTAAGTGATCAATACAATCAAAAGCTTAAACCCATGACGTCTTTAATTGAAACGGAAAATTTATTAAAAATGACTGAAATCGTTAGTGGTGGGGTCATTGAGGGAAGTTTAATGTTTGAAATTCCTAAAAACGCTACAAATTTGATGCTTTATTATACACTTCCAACGCTATTTTCAAAAGAAACGCTCAGTGTTAATTTAGAATTAGAACATGAAGTCAAAAATACCTTAACCCCTTCGTTGTCATTTAATGAGAATTGGTTGTTCGGAGAACGACTCGTTCCTATTGAACTAGAAAACATGATTCTAACTGTTTTTTCATATGATAAAGTCAATGAAACAACTTATAGCAAAGCGAAAGATGGAAAATCATTTATTATCATCGATGTACAACTTGAAAATAGAAGTGAGACAGATAAAAACTATAGTGCCTATGATTTTAAATTATTAACGGATAAGGGTGAATTGATACTTCCTAGTTTAACGCTCATTGACAATGATCATGAATTTAAAAGTGGATCCTTGGCAATGGAATCATCAATAGAGGGACTTTTAATCTTTGAAATAGATGACTTTGATACTCAATTATCCTTAATCTATTCTCCTAGTCAATGGGAACACTCACAAAAACTGGTGATTCCGCTATCATAA
- a CDS encoding class I SAM-dependent methyltransferase: protein MNKGLYDYLVQEENQPLTGWNFDYLERSGRMVEFPLKWHLPTIIKDYFKEAHSVLDMGTGGGEFLSSLAPLPAKTVATEGYEPNISVAKTCLEPLGVSVVHANSNQILPLESNQFDIVINRHEPFDACEVARLLNDGGVFITQQVGGLNDCELNLWLNAEPCEFSNWSLRTAVNELREAGFHIEVAKDDISLTRFYDIGAIVYYLKVINQQVPNFSVEKYYDRLEIIHRLIHEKGYVDITRHRFLIVAKKETDQ, encoded by the coding sequence ATGAATAAAGGGTTATACGATTATTTAGTACAAGAAGAAAATCAGCCGTTAACAGGGTGGAACTTTGATTATTTAGAACGTTCAGGACGTATGGTTGAGTTTCCACTGAAGTGGCATTTACCAACGATTATTAAAGATTATTTTAAAGAGGCTCATTCGGTGTTAGATATGGGAACAGGTGGTGGCGAATTTTTATCATCCCTTGCTCCACTTCCAGCTAAAACAGTGGCAACAGAAGGATATGAACCCAATATTTCAGTAGCGAAAACATGTCTTGAGCCTCTTGGAGTATCGGTTGTTCACGCAAATAGTAATCAGATTTTACCACTTGAATCAAATCAATTTGATATTGTGATCAACCGTCATGAACCCTTTGATGCTTGTGAAGTCGCACGCCTCTTAAACGATGGTGGTGTGTTTATTACCCAACAAGTTGGGGGATTAAATGATTGTGAACTTAATCTTTGGTTAAACGCTGAGCCTTGCGAATTTTCAAATTGGAGCTTACGTACAGCCGTTAATGAGTTAAGAGAAGCTGGATTTCACATTGAAGTCGCAAAAGATGATATCAGTTTAACACGTTTTTATGATATTGGTGCCATTGTGTATTACTTAAAAGTCATTAATCAACAAGTCCCTAACTTTAGCGTAGAGAAATATTATGATCGATTAGAAATTATTCATCGACTAATACACGAAAAGGGTTACGTTGACATAACACGTCATCGATTTTTAATCGTCGCTAAAAAAGAAACTGATCAATAA
- a CDS encoding GNAT family N-acetyltransferase, with product MIRYANLKDAKRIATININGWRTAYKGIVSDEELAILDVEKATKNVRERLIAKPHEIIVIENETEIEGFIGFGTARDEDITKTCAEIYAVYFDVKYYGNGSAITLMNWVFNRLKDAGYHEVILWVFKDNHRARRFYEKMGFTTLTKEKWYKEEALEYRLKRLL from the coding sequence ATGATTCGTTATGCTAATTTAAAAGATGCAAAACGCATTGCCACCATTAATATTAATGGATGGAGAACGGCATATAAAGGCATTGTATCGGATGAAGAACTTGCCATTTTAGATGTTGAAAAAGCAACAAAAAATGTCAGAGAACGTCTCATAGCAAAACCTCATGAAATCATTGTTATTGAGAATGAAACTGAAATTGAAGGATTTATTGGATTTGGAACTGCTCGTGATGAAGATATTACCAAAACTTGTGCTGAAATTTATGCCGTTTATTTTGATGTAAAATATTATGGAAATGGTAGTGCCATAACGTTAATGAACTGGGTTTTCAATCGATTAAAGGATGCCGGCTATCATGAAGTCATCCTCTGGGTTTTTAAAGATAATCATCGTGCTAGGCGATTTTATGAGAAGATGGGATTTACAACCTTAACTAAAGAAAAATGGTATAAAGAAGAAGCGCTTGAATATCGTTTGAAACGATTATTGTAA